DNA from Asticcacaulis sp. ZE23SCel15:
CCTGCGCGATACCGCCGCCGCGGTCCGGCGGGCGGCATCAGCGCCCAGCTTGCCCGTAAAGGCATTGGCGCACCCGGCATTGACCACCAGGGCGCGGATGTCGCTGCCCTCATTGGCGGCCAGTTGCTTCTTGCACCAATCAACGGGTGCGGAGCCGATGGTGTGGCGGGTAAATACGCCCGCCGCCGTGGTGCCCTCTATGAATTTCATGACCAGCAGGTCGGGCCGGACATGTTTGTAAAATCCGGCGCTGGCAATGGCGATTTCGACCCCGGCGACCACCGGCATGACCGGCAATGGCTGCATCAGCGGCGACACCTCAAGACCCGGCTTACCTGTGGCTGGCTTTACCGGTTCCGTTGTTGCGGTCCCGCCCAGACCAGCCATTTCTGCACCCGTCTGCACGGCGCGTTTCAGCGCATTCGCCAACGGGTCGAGCGCACGCTCCAGGCCGCTTGATGGCGAAGACGATGAGGCACCGGAAGTCGGGGTTTTGGTCACAGGCAAACTCCACAAAACAGACAGGCTAAGCCCCTTATCAGAGGCTAAACCGTTCGCCAAATAAAGATTTTACAAACCTATCGCGCTGCGGGCACAGGCGCGACTGAGGCCACCTCGGAGGCCGATTCTGATGCCATTTCGACCGCCTGAGCCGCCGAGGCCGGTTCCTCATCGGCGCCGACGCCAAAGTCGGAATCCTTGACCAGCATTTTCACCTCTGCCTTATCGCGCAGCTTGGTCAGCAGGATGCGCACCTGATCATAGGTCAGAAAGCGCAGGATCTGCGGGCGGGCTTCATCCAGCGACAGAGGCTGCTCCTGACGGCGATCCTCGACCTTAAGGATCGCAAAACCGCCATCAATTTCAATCGGGCCAGCAATCTGACCGGGCTTAGCGTTGGCCAGCACACCCTTATAGGCCGCTGGCATGACATCAGTGGTGAAATAACCCATATCGCCGCCATTAAACCGCGTGGCCTGATCGGTCGATTTCTCCATCGCCAGCGCTTCAAACATCGATCCGGCCTGAAGCTGTTTTATGATCGCCTCGCCCTCTTCGCGGGTGCGGGTCATGATCAGGCGGGCGCGAATTTCTTCGGACTGTTTGGCGAGTTTGAGCTGTTCTTCGTACAGGTTTTTGACGGCATTATCATCAATGGCGGCATCGACCGTGTTTTCGACCAGCATATCGCCTAAGATACGCTCGCGCGCTGCGGCCAGACGGCGCTGGGCGACGATGGATTTATCAAGACCGTTTTTGACCGCCTCACGCGCCAGAAGTTTCTGATCAATGACTTCTTCCAGCATCCGGCGGAACAGGTCGGAAGTGATATCAAGCGGCTCACCCTCCCCGATCAGCCCTTGCGCGACCGCTTCGTTGCGCACATCCGACGCCCACACGGTCTGGTCTTCGATCTTGGCCACCGCCGTGTCACCGGGCTCTGGCGCAGGCTCATTAATCGAGGGCTTATCACAGGCCGAAATGACCAGGGCCATCATCAGACCGGTCACCGCCAGAACTATTTTACCCTTACCCATGCCAAACCCCATATATCCGCTCCCCAAATATGCCCTTAGCTGCGGTGTACGTTGACATACACCAGTTGGCCGCTTAAGTCAGTCCCCGCGCTTGAATAAGGCGCGAACCATACTATTTGCAGTGATAGCCTCCGCACTGTTCACGCGGACATCATATAATTCAAGCATAGAGTTCTTCGAATGCTGGCATTTGCCCAAAAGCTATTCGGCTCATCCAATGAGCGTAAAGTTAAGTCCATGATGCAGCGCGCGACGCGCATTTCGGCGCTTGAGCCGAAATATAAGGCCATGAGCGACGACGAGCTTTCGGGCCAGACAGTCCTGTTCAAGGAACGAATCGCAGGCGGCGCCTCGCTTGATTCGCTGCTTGAAGAAGCCTTTGGCGTGGTGCGCGAAGCCGCCTGGCGCACCATCGGGCAGCGCCCTTACGATGTGCAGTTAACGGGGGCCATGATCCTGCACGACGGCGGCATTGCGGAAATGCGTACCGGCGAAGGCAAGACCCTTGTGGGCACCCTGCCCGTCTATCTCAATGCTCTGGCCGGCAAGGGCGTCCACGTCATTACGGTCAACGACTATCTGGCCCGTCGCGACTGCGAGTTTATGAGCCGGGTCTATAAGTTCTTAGGCATGACCACGGGCGTGGTCGTACAGGGCATCAGCCAGCCGGAACGCAAAGCCGCCTATAATGCCGACATCACCTACGGCACCAATAACGAATTTGGTTTCGATTATCTGCGCGATAATCTGGTCTACAACACGCGTGAAAAGGTCCAGCGCGGCCATAATTTTGCGATCGTTGATGAAGTCAACTCCATCCTGATCGACGAAGCGCGCACGCCGCTGATTATTTCTGGCCCGACCGAAGACCGCTCTGAGCTTTATAAAATCCTCGACGGTATCATGCGTGAGATGATCACCGATCCGGAAACCTTTGAGCTGGACGAAAAGCAGCGTCAGGTTCTGCTGTCGGAACTGGGCTCTGAGCGCCTCGAAGAAGTGCTTGAGGCCCGTGGTCTGCTGGCTGAGGATTCCGCCGGGCTGTATGATCCGGTCAATATCTCGCTGGTACACCATGCCAATCAGGCCTTGCGCGCCAACACGCTCTATACCGCCAATAAGGATTATATCGTCAAGGCCAATGACCGCGGCGAACACGAAGTCGTTCTGATCGACGAATTTACCGGCCGTATGATGACAGGCCGCCGTTTGTCCGAAGGCCTGCATCAGGCGATCGAAGCCAAGGAAAAGGTCGAGATACAGCCGGAAAACCAGACGCTGGCCTCGGTCACTATCCAGAACTATTTCCGCATGTATACCAAGCTCAGCGGCATGACCGGCACGGCGGCGACCGAAGCGGCCGAATTTGGTGACATCTATAAGATGGACGTGCTCGAAGTCCCCACCAACCGCCCGATCAAGCGCATTGATGACGACGATGAAGTCTACCGCACCGAAGCCGAAAAGCTGACCGCCATCGCCGCGCAAGTCGCCTATTGCTATAATCGCGGCCAGCCGATTCTGGTCGGTACGGCCTCGATCGAAAAATCCGAACTGCTGTCGGAGTTCCTGAAAAAATACAGCTTCAAGTCCGAAGTCTCACGCACGGTTAAGCCTGAATATGCAGGCAAGGACGCCAAGGAACTGAACAAACTTGGCGATGACGCCTATGACATCACCTATAAGACCGGCAAGGGCATCCCGCACAGCGTGCTGAACGCCCGCCACCACGAAAACGAAGCCTATATCATCGCCGACGCGGGCGTGCCCGGCACGGTGACCATTGCCACCAACATGGCCGGTCGCGGCACCGACATTCAGTTGGGCGGCAATGTCGATCTGCGCGTCCAGAAGTGGCTGGAAGACGAAGCGGCTGCTGGCCGCGACCCCTCAGCCGAACAGATTTTGGCCAAGCGCGGTGAGATTGAATTGAGCGTGGCGGGCCTTAAACAAAAGGCGCTTGAGGCCGGTGGCCTGTTCGTGCTCGGGACTGAGCGTCACGAAAGCCGCCGTATCGACAATCAGCTTCGCGGTCGTACCGGCCGTCAGGGCGACCCTGGCCGCTCGAAGTTCTTTTTGTCGTGCGAAGACGATCTGATGCGCATCTTTGCCGGTGATCGGCTCAACGCCATGATGAAGACGCTCGGTGTCGAAGACGGCGAAGCCATCACCCATAAACTGCTCAACTCGGCCATCGCCACCGCCCAAAAGCGCGTTGAGCAGCGCAACTACGAAATCCGTAAAAACCTGCTGAAATACGATGACGTGGTCAATGACCAGCGCAAGGCCGTGTTTGAACAGCGTCAGGAATTTATGGATTCTGAGGACCTGTCCGAACTGATCGCCGAAATGCGCGTCGACACGATTTCTGATCTGGTTGAGCGCCACCTGCCGCCCAAGGCCTATGCTGAGCAATGGGATGTTGAGGGCCTGAAAGAGCGCTGCGTCGCCCTGCTCGGCCTTGACCTGCCGATCGAAGACTGGGCGAAGGAAGAAGGTATCGCCAACGAAGAGATCGAGGAGCGCATCCAAAATCTGGCGGCTGAGAAGATGGCCAAGCGGCTTGAGATGCTGGGCAACGATCAGATGAAGGCGCTGGAGAAAAACTTCCTGCTGCAAATGATCGACATGCAGTGGCGCGAGCACCTGATGCATCTTGATCACCTGCGCGCCGTGATCGGCCTGCGCGGCTATGGCCAGCGTGATCCGCTCAATGAATATAAGACCGAAGCCTTCACCCTGTTTGAAACCCTGCTGATCAACCTGCGCCACAACACGACGCGCTGGCTGATGACGCTGGAAATCCGCTTTGAGGAGCCCGCCCCGCAACCGGCAGCGTTCGATCCGATCCAGTTTGAGGAAATTCACCTTGATCCACTGACCGGCCATAACGAAGCGGGTGCTGATCCGTCGAGCCTGACGCCGGAACAGCGTGCGGCCTTGCCGAATTCATCACTTCCGGCGGGCT
Protein-coding regions in this window:
- the secA gene encoding preprotein translocase subunit SecA, which encodes MLAFAQKLFGSSNERKVKSMMQRATRISALEPKYKAMSDDELSGQTVLFKERIAGGASLDSLLEEAFGVVREAAWRTIGQRPYDVQLTGAMILHDGGIAEMRTGEGKTLVGTLPVYLNALAGKGVHVITVNDYLARRDCEFMSRVYKFLGMTTGVVVQGISQPERKAAYNADITYGTNNEFGFDYLRDNLVYNTREKVQRGHNFAIVDEVNSILIDEARTPLIISGPTEDRSELYKILDGIMREMITDPETFELDEKQRQVLLSELGSERLEEVLEARGLLAEDSAGLYDPVNISLVHHANQALRANTLYTANKDYIVKANDRGEHEVVLIDEFTGRMMTGRRLSEGLHQAIEAKEKVEIQPENQTLASVTIQNYFRMYTKLSGMTGTAATEAAEFGDIYKMDVLEVPTNRPIKRIDDDDEVYRTEAEKLTAIAAQVAYCYNRGQPILVGTASIEKSELLSEFLKKYSFKSEVSRTVKPEYAGKDAKELNKLGDDAYDITYKTGKGIPHSVLNARHHENEAYIIADAGVPGTVTIATNMAGRGTDIQLGGNVDLRVQKWLEDEAAAGRDPSAEQILAKRGEIELSVAGLKQKALEAGGLFVLGTERHESRRIDNQLRGRTGRQGDPGRSKFFLSCEDDLMRIFAGDRLNAMMKTLGVEDGEAITHKLLNSAIATAQKRVEQRNYEIRKNLLKYDDVVNDQRKAVFEQRQEFMDSEDLSELIAEMRVDTISDLVERHLPPKAYAEQWDVEGLKERCVALLGLDLPIEDWAKEEGIANEEIEERIQNLAAEKMAKRLEMLGNDQMKALEKNFLLQMIDMQWREHLMHLDHLRAVIGLRGYGQRDPLNEYKTEAFTLFETLLINLRHNTTRWLMTLEIRFEEPAPQPAAFDPIQFEEIHLDPLTGHNEAGADPSSLTPEQRAALPNSSLPAGWENTSRNGNCPCGSGKKFKHCHGALV
- a CDS encoding peptidylprolyl isomerase, producing the protein MGKGKIVLAVTGLMMALVISACDKPSINEPAPEPGDTAVAKIEDQTVWASDVRNEAVAQGLIGEGEPLDITSDLFRRMLEEVIDQKLLAREAVKNGLDKSIVAQRRLAAARERILGDMLVENTVDAAIDDNAVKNLYEEQLKLAKQSEEIRARLIMTRTREEGEAIIKQLQAGSMFEALAMEKSTDQATRFNGGDMGYFTTDVMPAAYKGVLANAKPGQIAGPIEIDGGFAILKVEDRRQEQPLSLDEARPQILRFLTYDQVRILLTKLRDKAEVKMLVKDSDFGVGADEEPASAAQAVEMASESASEVASVAPVPAAR